From the genome of Longispora fulva:
ACTCACAGATCCAGGCCAGCAGCTCCTCGAACCCGTCCGGCTGGGCCCTGACCTCCCACATGCGCACCATCACGTCTGTTGACACTAGGGCCGCCCCCTCAGCATGACCAGAGCGTCTTTGCCGCTCGGCTGGTAGTAGCGTTTGCGGACCCCGACGGTCTCGAAGCCGTACTTCGCGTAGAGGTGCTGGGCCGGGTTGTCCGAGGCGACCTCCAGGCCCACCGTCCGGTCGCCGGCAGCGGCGAGCAGGTCCTCCAGGAGCAGCCGGCCGACCCCCTGGCCCTGACTCGCCGCCCGGACCGCGATGTTCTGCACCCAGGCCTCGGTCTCGTCGACGACGGCCAGCCCTGCGTACCCGATCAGCTCGCCGTCGCGGATCGCCGCCCGGTAGTGGTGGTTCTCGTCCAGCTCGCTCTGCACCATCCAGCGGCTCCAGGCCTCCGCTCCGAACAGCTCCTTCTCGATGACGAGAACGGCCGGCACGTGGTCGCGGGTGAGTGGTACGAGGTGCACTGGTCCCATCCTCAGATCGTAAGCACCACCTTGCCCCGGGTCCGACCGGTGGCCACCAGCTCGTGCGCCTTGGTCACATCCTCCAGGGCGAGCACCTCCGCGACCTCGACCCGCAGCGCCCCGGCGTCGACCAGCGCGGTGAGGCGGCGCAGCCCGGGGCCGTCGGGGAACACCAGGTGCCCGGTGGCGCGGACCCCGGCCCTGTCCGCGGCCTCGGCCATCTCGGCGGTCAGCCCCGCGGGCAGGGTCACCAGGACGCCGCCCGGGGCGAGCGTCGCGACCAGGGCCGGGTCGTTCATCCCGTCGAGGACCACGTCGACGGTGATCCGGTCCAGCCAGCCGGGTTCGGTGTAGTCGACGGGCTCGTCCACGCCGATCGAGCGGAGGAAGTCGTGGTTGGCGGCCCGGCCGGTGCCGATCACGTACGCGCCCCGCGCCTTCGCCAGCTGCACGGCGAGGTGACCGACCCCACCTGCGGCGGCGTGCACGAGCACCCGGGTTCCGGCGGTGACTCCGGCCAGGTCGAGGGACTGCTGGGCCGTGAGCCCGGCCAGGGGCAGCGCGGCGGCGGCCGTGTGGTCGAGCCCGGCCGGCCGGGCCGCGATGGTGTCGACCGGGGCGGTGACGTACTCCGCGTAGCCGCCGACCAGGTCGGGGAACCGGGGCATGCCGTAGACCTCGTCGCCGGGCGCGAATGCCGTGACCCCCTCGCCGACGGATTCGACGGTGCCGGAGACGTCCCAGCCCCACACGTACGGGCCGTCGTCGAACCAGTCGGGGATGTGGCCGGCGTGCGCCTTCCAGTCGACCGGGTTCACCCCGGCCGCCGCCACCCTGATCAGCACCTCGCCGGCGGCGGGGGTGGGGACGGGCAGGTCCACCAGGGTGATCGTCTCGCCGTACTTCCGGGCCTGCATCGCACGCATCTCGTGCTCCTCTCGTTCCGAACCCATCCTGATTGAGCAGGTTTCCGTTGGGAAGTAGGCAGCTTTTTGTGCTATAGGTACCTGATGGAAACCGACTGCGGAGTGACCTGGCACGACAGCTTCCTCAAGGCGTGCCCCTCGCGACAGGTGCTCGACATGATCGCGGACAAGTGGGCGCTGCTGGCGATCTGCGCGCTCACCGACGGCCCGATGCGCTTCGGCGAGCTGCGCCGCCGGCTCGACGGGATCAGCCAGAAGGTGCTCACCCAGACGCTGCGCACCCTGGAGCGCGACGGCCTGGTGCACCGCCGGGTGTATCCGACCACCCCGCCCAAGGTGGAGTACTCGCTGGCGGCCCTCGGCCACAGCGTGCTCGGCCTCACGGTCCAGCTGCGGGCCTGGGCCGAGGAGCACACGTCCGCCGTGGAGGCGGCGAGGGTGGCGTACGACGAGCGGGAACTGGTAGCGGTGTAACCGCCGTTCGCTCCTTACGCGTCACACCAAAAACCGGAGGCGATCACGGGCGGCGCCGCGTAGCGTCGGGAACGCCATGCGAAAACTTCCCGAAGCCGATCCCGGCGAACCCGATGTCCGTTCGGCCACCCGCTACCTCTGGTGGGTGGTCCGTATGCAGGGCTCGGCGATCGCCGGCCTGGTGGCCTTCGGCATCGTCTGGATGGTCGCCCAGTCCCTGCTGCCCTACACCGTCGGCAAGGCCATCGACAAGATCGGGGCCAAGGACATGTCCGGCCTCCTGACCTGGACCGGCATGATCCTGGCCCTCGGCCTCGTGGTCGTGTTCTCCGGCCTGGCCAGGCACCGGTTCGCCGTGACGAACTGGCTGTCGGCCGCCTACCGCACGATCCAGGTCACCGGCCGGCAGGCCACCCGGCTCGGCGCGACGCTGCCGAAGCGGCTCGCCGCCGGCGAGGTCGTCGCGGTCGGCAACTCCGACGTGTCCCGGATCGGCAGCGCGATCGACGTGCTCGGCCGGGGCAGTGGGGCCGTGATCGCCATCTTCGTGGTCGCGTCGATCATGCTCAGCACCTCGGTCAAGCTCGGCCTGCTGGTGCTCGTCGGGGTGCCGCTGCTGTTGTCGCTGATCGGGCCGCTGTTCCGCCCGCTGCACCGCCGGCAGAGCGCCCAGCGCGAGCTGTACGGCGGCCTGACCTCCCGGGCCAACGACATCGTCGCCGGGCTGCGCGTGCTGCGCGGGGTGGGCGGCGAGCAGGCGTTCAACGAGCGCTACCGGGCCGAGTCCCAGCGGGTCCGGCACTCCGGGGTCCGGGTGGGCAGGGTCCAGTCGCTGCTGGAGGCCGCCCAGTTCCTGATCCCCGGCGTGTTCCTGGTGGTCGTCACCTGGGTGGGGGCCCGCCTGGCCCTCGCAGGCGACGTGACCCCTGGCCAACTGGTCTCCTTCTACGGGTACGCGGCGTTCATGGTCACGCCGATGCGCACCCTGACCGAGGTCGCCGACAAGATGATCAAGGCGAATGTCGCGGCCAAGCGGGTCGTCCGGATCCTCAGCCTCGAGCCGGAGATCGTCTCCGGCGGTGACGCCGTCCTGCCGACCAGCGGCGAGTTGCACGACCCCGAGTCGGGCACCGTCGTCGGCCCCGGCCGGTTGACCGCGATCGCCGCGGCGACACCGGAGGAGGCCGCTGCGATCGCCGACCGGCTCGGCCGGTACACGGACAGCGCCGCGACCTGGGGCGGCGTCCCCCTCCGCGACGCGCCCCTCGCCGCGGTCCGGGAGCGGATCCTTGTCGCCGACAACGAGTCGTTGATCTTCGCGGGTGAGCTGCGCGCCGAGCTGGACCCGACCGGCACGGCCGACGACGCGACCCTCGACGACGCGCTGCACGTGGCGAGCGCCGCCGACATCGTCGAGGCGCTCCCCGGCGGCCTGACCGAGGACGTCGCCCAGCGCGGCCGGTCGTTCTCCGGCGGCCAGCAGCAGCGGCTCCGGCTGGTCCGGGCCCTGCTCCTCGATCCGGACGTCCTGCTCCTGGTCGAGCCGACCAGTGCGGTCGACGCGCACACCGAGGCCAGGATCGCCGACCGGCTGCGGGGCGCCCGCGAGGGCCGCACGACCGTGGTGTGCACGACGAGCCCGCTGATGCTCGACCGCGCCGACCGGGTCCTCTACGTGGAGGACGGCAAGGTGGTCGCCGAGGGCGCGCACCACGAGCTGCTGAAGACCGAGCCCAGGTATCTGGCGACTGTGACGAGAGGTGAGGCGTGAAACAGCTCCTGCCGATCGCGGACGGTCCCGAGGTCCGGCGCTACGCGCTGGTCCTGATGCGCCGGCACCCGGGCGACCTGCTCCTGACCGTCGGGCTCTACGCCGCGGCGGCCGTGTCGGGCCTGTTCGCGCCCCGGCTGCTCGGCGACCTCGTGGGCGAGGTGTCGAAGCACGGCAGCAAGGTCACCGTGGACAGGATCGCGATCGCCATCGCGGCGTTCCTCGTGGTCCAGGCCCTCCTGATCCGGTACGCGCGGCTGGCCAGCGCCAAGTTCGGCGAGAAGATGCTCGCCGAGCTGCGCGAGGACTTCATCGAGCAGACCCTGGCGCTGCCGCTGTCCACGGTCGAGAAGGCCGGCTCGGGCGACCTGCTGA
Proteins encoded in this window:
- the rimI gene encoding ribosomal protein S18-alanine N-acetyltransferase, translating into MGPVHLVPLTRDHVPAVLVIEKELFGAEAWSRWMVQSELDENHHYRAAIRDGELIGYAGLAVVDETEAWVQNIAVRAASQGQGVGRLLLEDLLAAAGDRTVGLEVASDNPAQHLYAKYGFETVGVRKRYYQPSGKDALVMLRGRP
- a CDS encoding NADP-dependent oxidoreductase, which encodes MRAMQARKYGETITLVDLPVPTPAAGEVLIRVAAAGVNPVDWKAHAGHIPDWFDDGPYVWGWDVSGTVESVGEGVTAFAPGDEVYGMPRFPDLVGGYAEYVTAPVDTIAARPAGLDHTAAAALPLAGLTAQQSLDLAGVTAGTRVLVHAAAGGVGHLAVQLAKARGAYVIGTGRAANHDFLRSIGVDEPVDYTEPGWLDRITVDVVLDGMNDPALVATLAPGGVLVTLPAGLTAEMAEAADRAGVRATGHLVFPDGPGLRRLTALVDAGALRVEVAEVLALEDVTKAHELVATGRTRGKVVLTI
- a CDS encoding winged helix-turn-helix transcriptional regulator → METDCGVTWHDSFLKACPSRQVLDMIADKWALLAICALTDGPMRFGELRRRLDGISQKVLTQTLRTLERDGLVHRRVYPTTPPKVEYSLAALGHSVLGLTVQLRAWAEEHTSAVEAARVAYDERELVAV
- a CDS encoding ABC transporter transmembrane domain-containing protein, whose product is MRKLPEADPGEPDVRSATRYLWWVVRMQGSAIAGLVAFGIVWMVAQSLLPYTVGKAIDKIGAKDMSGLLTWTGMILALGLVVVFSGLARHRFAVTNWLSAAYRTIQVTGRQATRLGATLPKRLAAGEVVAVGNSDVSRIGSAIDVLGRGSGAVIAIFVVASIMLSTSVKLGLLVLVGVPLLLSLIGPLFRPLHRRQSAQRELYGGLTSRANDIVAGLRVLRGVGGEQAFNERYRAESQRVRHSGVRVGRVQSLLEAAQFLIPGVFLVVVTWVGARLALAGDVTPGQLVSFYGYAAFMVTPMRTLTEVADKMIKANVAAKRVVRILSLEPEIVSGGDAVLPTSGELHDPESGTVVGPGRLTAIAAATPEEAAAIADRLGRYTDSAATWGGVPLRDAPLAAVRERILVADNESLIFAGELRAELDPTGTADDATLDDALHVASAADIVEALPGGLTEDVAQRGRSFSGGQQQRLRLVRALLLDPDVLLLVEPTSAVDAHTEARIADRLRGAREGRTTVVCTTSPLMLDRADRVLYVEDGKVVAEGAHHELLKTEPRYLATVTRGEA